Proteins encoded together in one Planctomycetia bacterium window:
- a CDS encoding metallophosphoesterase, which translates to MPILLVQLSDLHATDGSEPIFKRWDAVLKTVQAELDDTIEACVIVFGGDAAFGGKEDQFSLASGLLTGLKTHLTFVKPDLPVHILVVPGNHDCDLTSEDLEARITLRAKTSNQMPASSTARFLLGAQRDFFEFSKLVNPDGAAFSLENPFYRHFDLVLKRTTVRFHLLNSSWTSIIHENDDLRFPLEAFTPPATDAHFAVGVIHHPPHWFLMPSVRRELRDLLETNCDLLLTGHEHENESSRRLVKEGGEIAYLEGGVLSDTPTSDLCLFNTVRLDFESQTQLVKRHAWDTDHFELDAIANPSPLDVNRFRIDRKFRLRAQFEEWLDELEDPLTHPRQEDLRLSHLFSYPDLRRITQVADGGESKPSEVIDRIKSGDVFGELSQASRALVGGGDRAGKTSLLKRLFADLHRLGRVPLFLRGTELPKSGNTEHLRKQIMHAVEQQYQYLTPAAFEQVGTDLKVLLVDDFHDAPSDAGARRKILDAIGGRFKDIALTASDDLFIELLNRRTGEDISQLIAYQRYEIGDFGRQRLEELALRWTSIGRGERDPAELRSVALDLCDKVQSLLTTAGLPHTPWLLVVILEHDESPDATIAAKNGDYGHLYHAVITVRLAKSKFSRFNLSGKFTYLSELAYHLFKKKQPVLNDAEARKFHADHCAKFDLTLAFEQVRDDLVDTRMLRLDGDEVAFRQTYVFSFFVAYWLSRNIHRPEATNVIRELTQRLHHEVSANVLVFLSHLTDNPIVLDEMRAAAAKFFESAKPATVENDVEPLNKLPGVEGFFALPSTAPDVNRKLLQELEDDAAAKRRDRQLHDGRLVRVVPNGDEQDIREELHATLNDVRGALRTIRILGQVLRNKAFSTEGPEKLSLMQEVFGVQRRLLGFLFHHLKDLRHMVMDVRKRLMPVLVRSKVKENIEKARAAGGSDKDAEAGKLRRAELRDLWREAGIMSSRFWFETYWMATFGLTKRVANAIGSKDLESTLNRLRATDPAIPIELVDLVVRLNRRTPHIPVDEIVRLHKKLNKAGNKVARVVLEAVTWERLLLIDTDQAQKQAVCKQMDIEVPVQSLNPSRKKFGKRR; encoded by the coding sequence ATGCCCATATTACTCGTGCAGCTCAGCGATCTCCACGCGACGGACGGATCTGAACCGATCTTCAAGCGATGGGACGCGGTATTGAAGACTGTTCAAGCGGAGCTTGACGACACCATCGAAGCGTGCGTAATCGTTTTCGGAGGTGACGCGGCGTTTGGCGGCAAGGAGGATCAATTCAGCTTGGCTTCGGGACTACTAACCGGCCTCAAAACGCACCTCACGTTTGTAAAGCCAGATTTACCCGTACACATTCTTGTTGTCCCGGGCAATCATGACTGCGACCTTACGTCAGAGGATTTGGAAGCAAGAATCACATTGCGCGCCAAAACGTCGAACCAAATGCCAGCCTCTTCGACAGCGCGTTTCCTACTCGGAGCACAACGAGACTTTTTTGAGTTCTCAAAATTGGTGAATCCGGACGGCGCGGCGTTCTCACTCGAAAACCCTTTCTATCGGCACTTCGATCTTGTGCTGAAGCGTACAACGGTTCGATTCCATCTGCTTAACTCATCGTGGACATCGATAATTCACGAGAACGATGATCTTCGGTTTCCACTGGAAGCATTTACACCGCCTGCGACCGACGCCCATTTCGCGGTCGGCGTCATCCATCATCCGCCCCACTGGTTCCTTATGCCGAGCGTTCGGCGCGAACTGAGGGACCTGCTTGAAACAAATTGCGATCTCCTGCTCACCGGACATGAACACGAGAACGAATCGAGCCGGCGGTTGGTGAAGGAAGGCGGTGAAATCGCATATCTTGAGGGAGGAGTGTTGAGCGACACGCCGACCTCAGATTTGTGCTTGTTCAACACAGTTCGCCTTGATTTTGAGAGTCAAACACAACTGGTTAAGCGGCATGCATGGGATACAGACCACTTTGAGCTCGACGCTATCGCAAACCCGTCGCCCCTTGACGTGAATCGATTCCGCATCGACCGGAAGTTCCGGTTGCGGGCACAGTTCGAAGAGTGGCTCGACGAACTCGAAGATCCACTTACTCATCCTCGGCAGGAAGACCTCCGGCTTTCACACCTCTTCTCGTACCCTGATCTGCGACGCATCACTCAGGTCGCGGATGGCGGCGAGTCGAAGCCCTCGGAAGTCATTGACAGAATAAAAAGCGGAGACGTATTTGGCGAATTGAGCCAAGCGAGCCGGGCGCTTGTCGGAGGCGGTGATCGGGCTGGGAAGACTAGTTTACTCAAACGGCTTTTTGCGGATTTGCATCGGTTGGGGCGCGTTCCGCTCTTCCTCAGAGGAACAGAGCTCCCGAAGTCTGGGAACACTGAACACCTTCGCAAGCAAATCATGCACGCGGTCGAGCAACAGTATCAATACCTAACCCCGGCCGCGTTTGAGCAAGTGGGCACCGACCTGAAGGTTTTGCTCGTCGACGATTTTCACGATGCCCCATCCGACGCTGGCGCGCGACGCAAGATTCTCGACGCGATCGGTGGTAGGTTCAAGGATATCGCATTGACAGCAAGCGACGACCTGTTCATCGAGCTTCTCAACCGTCGAACTGGCGAGGATATTTCTCAGCTGATTGCCTACCAACGGTATGAAATCGGCGATTTTGGACGGCAACGACTCGAAGAACTCGCACTTCGCTGGACCTCGATCGGGCGCGGCGAGAGAGACCCCGCCGAGTTACGATCTGTGGCGCTCGATTTGTGCGACAAAGTCCAATCGCTGTTGACAACGGCAGGACTTCCGCACACCCCGTGGCTGCTGGTCGTGATTCTTGAGCATGACGAGTCTCCCGACGCGACGATCGCTGCGAAAAACGGTGACTACGGGCACCTCTACCACGCGGTCATCACGGTTCGCCTTGCCAAATCGAAGTTTTCTCGATTCAATTTGTCCGGCAAGTTTACATATTTGTCCGAACTTGCATATCACCTCTTCAAGAAGAAACAGCCGGTGCTGAATGACGCCGAGGCGCGTAAATTCCATGCCGATCATTGTGCAAAATTTGATCTCACGCTCGCGTTTGAGCAGGTGCGGGACGATCTGGTTGATACGCGAATGCTGCGACTCGACGGAGACGAGGTCGCATTCCGGCAAACGTACGTTTTTTCCTTTTTCGTGGCCTACTGGCTATCGCGGAACATCCACCGCCCGGAAGCAACCAACGTCATCCGCGAGTTGACTCAGCGGCTGCATCACGAGGTATCGGCAAACGTATTGGTCTTCCTCTCGCACCTAACGGACAACCCTATTGTACTGGACGAAATGCGTGCGGCAGCAGCGAAGTTTTTTGAGAGTGCAAAGCCGGCGACGGTCGAAAACGACGTTGAGCCCTTGAATAAGTTACCTGGCGTCGAGGGCTTCTTCGCGCTGCCATCCACCGCGCCCGACGTGAACCGAAAGCTTCTCCAAGAGCTGGAAGACGACGCTGCAGCGAAGCGACGGGATCGACAGCTCCATGATGGGAGGCTCGTGCGGGTGGTTCCCAACGGCGATGAACAAGACATACGCGAGGAACTCCACGCAACATTGAATGACGTCCGAGGAGCGTTGCGGACGATACGAATTCTCGGTCAAGTGCTGAGAAATAAGGCTTTTTCGACTGAGGGGCCCGAGAAGCTATCGTTGATGCAGGAGGTCTTCGGGGTGCAACGTCGGCTTCTTGGTTTCCTTTTCCATCACTTGAAGGATTTGCGACATATGGTCATGGATGTTCGGAAACGTTTAATGCCAGTGCTCGTAAGATCGAAGGTTAAGGAGAACATCGAGAAGGCACGGGCCGCTGGAGGATCTGATAAAGATGCTGAGGCGGGGAAATTACGGCGCGCGGAATTAAGGGACCTCTGGCGTGAAGCGGGAATCATGTCAAGCAGATTCTGGTTCGAGACTTACTGGATGGCAACTTTTGGACTTACGAAGAGGGTCGCCAATGCCATTGGATCCAAAGATTTGGAGTCGACTTTGAACAGGTTGCGCGCGACTGATCCTGCCATTCCGATTGAACTCGTAGATTTGGTTGTGCGGTTAAACCGACGAACGCCCCACATTCCGGTAGATGAAATCGTACGACTTCATAAGAAGCTCAATAAGGCTGGCAACAAAGTGGCACGAGTCGTGCTCGAAGCAGTGACTTGGGAGCGGTTGTTGCTAATCGACACCGATCAGGCTCAGAAACAGGCGGTTTGCAAGCAGATGGATATCGAAGTTCCGGTGCAATCGCTCAATCCGAGTCGGAAGAAGTTCGGTAAGCGGAGGTAA